The genome window ATGGGGAAGCCGTCAAAGGTTGGGCCGTAGGTGAGGCGTTCGAGGTTTGACCCGTCAGGCTTGATGCGGAACAGGTCGAAGTTAGGCATGCGACGGTTGCCCATACTATCGGCATAGGTTGTGGTAAACATCACCCACTCACCGGAGGGATGAACGTACGGACAGAAGCTCGCGGAGTTGAGATTTGTAACCTGCCGTTGGTTGTTGCCGTCGGTGTCCATGATCCAGATTTCCAAGCGGACGGGCGACACAGCCTGATTGGCCCACAGCGTTTGCCAGCGCGCGAATTCGTCGGCGGTCTTGGGATGAAAGGCGCGATAGATAATATGCTTGCCGTCGGGCGAGAAGAACGGTCCGCCGTCATAGCCGACAGTATGCGTCAGGCGCGTGACGTTGGAGCCGTCAATATTCATTTTATAGAGTTCGAGATCTCCGTCGCGGCCCGACGTAAACACAATCTCCTTGCCGTCGGGCGAGACCGCAGCCTCGGCATCGTAGCCCTTTTCATTGGTCAGCCGCACGAGCCCCGAGCCGTCCGTTTTGCATTTATACACGTCAAACTCAAACAGACCCCACACGTAACCCAGACTGCGGTCCGGCTTCAGCGGACATTCCGCGCCGTGTTCATGCGTCGAGCAGAACACGAGTTCATCCTGGCCCGGCACGAAGAACGAACACGTTGTCGCACCCGTGCCTGTGCTGACCAGTTTTGATTCGCCCGATTCGAGATTATATGTGAAGATCTGATCGCAGTCAAAGCTGTCCCGCGTCGCCTGATAGACCAACCACTTTCCGTCGGCGGAGAAGTAGGCTTCGGCATTCTCGCCGCCGAATGTCAATTGTTTGACGTTCCGCATGTGCGTTTCGCCTTCGTACCAGAGTGAATCGGCGGTTTGCGCGACGGCCAGCGACGCGATCATCAAGACGCATATCCCCAGCATGGTTACCTTGCTCATTTCAGTATCCTATGTTCAGTTTTCTATTTCAGAATTCTATCCGCCAGCAAGGGCATGATTAGCATGCTGAGCACCAGCAGACTCCACAGTTCGCCCGTCCAGAAGCGATACATTCCGAACAGGTTGTCCCAGCTCAAGCCGCGCGAGCGGCCAAACGCAAACTCAAACAGCACGGTCATACCGCACCACAAGAATCCGATGCGCCACAAATCCGCGTCAGTGTACGGCGCGCGCTGCAAGCTGAGAAAGAGCACCGTCAGCGCCAACATCAAACCGAACGCGGTGAAGACACTTAGCTGGTGCGCCCACTTCCCGATAGCTGGTTCGAGCCACGGCTTCAGAACTTTTTCGCGCAGCACGGCATTGACGACCGCCGTCACCAGCAAGGCGAACCAGAACAGTATCGCGTTGGTGAGCATACTAATGCTTCATCGGCGGCGTCTTCAGCACGACATTGGCCAGTTCATGCTTGCCCTCGCGCACGTATTCCACATCCACCGTGTCACCCGGCGCGTAGGTGCGCAGCGCAAAGACGAAATCGTAGATATTGTTCAAGGTCACCTTGCCCATGCGCACGAGCAGGTCGCCGCCTTTGATACCCGCGAGCGCGGCGGGACCGCCCTCTTTCGTGCCGGAGAGCAGCACACCGATGAGCGAATCCGGCTGCGCGTAATCGGGAATCGAGCCGAAATAGACGCGGAAGCTGCCGCCGCCTTGCTCCGCGGGTTCGGTCGCCTTCACGTACGTCAACGGACTCGCGGCCGCGTCTAATTCGCGCAAGACATTGACCGCCAGTTGCACGACCTTCGCTTCACCGTCATAATTTACCAACTCGGCGTCATCCGTGGACTTATGATAGTCCGCATGCGCGCCGGTGAAGAAAAACAGCACGGGCTTTTCCGCGAGGTAGAAATTCATGTGATCCGACGGTCCGTATCCATCGCCTTTACAGGTGATGTTGAGGCCGGTTCCGACTGCGGCGCGTGTGACGAGGTCGGCAAGCTCTTCGGCTGACTTACACGAGAGAACTGTGAAATCGTTCTTTTCATTCAAGCGGCCCACCATGTCAAGATTGAGCATCAGACGGACATTTTCGAACGGCAAGGGGAAGTTCTTCACCAAATGACCGCTGCCACCCAATCCGGTTTCTTCGGCGGTGAAAGCCACAAACAGCACGGTCGCGTTGAGCGGCTGGGCCTTGAGCATGCTCGCTGTTTCCAGCATACCCGCAACACCGCTGGCGTTGTCGTCCGCGCCGTTGTGAATGACGTTGAGCTTCTCGTCGAGGCTTCCGCTTTGACCGTAGCCCAAATGGTCGTAGTGCGCGCCGACGACCAGAATGTTATCGCCGCCGCGCAGAATACCGGCGACGTTTTTGACGTCTACTTCTTCGCGCGAGAGGTCGGTGGATAACGTGACGGAGTCTTCGACGACGTCAAGGCTGCGGGGCTGCGTGTTGGAGTCAATCGAACGCTGTAGTTTGTCGAGCTCAAACTCGGGAAATAACCTGGCCACGGCGGCGCGAGTAATGCGCAGCACGGGCATTCCGCAGTCAATATAGGCTTCATTGGTCGCGGGCGCTGCCAACTCTTCGACTTCGGAGGTGTCGGCATAGAGCGGTCCGTCCACGAGCAGCATGGCCGCCGCGCCGTGCTGTTTTGCGTTGCTGGCCTTAGTGCGCAGCGCCGAGGTGGAGCGTGGCGTTCACGCCTTCAAACTTGTTGGTCGAATCGAACTCGCCGGGCTCCTTGCGCATGCACAGCACGATGGCGCCGTTCACGTCCATGCCGGCATAGTCGTCATATTCGAATTCGGGCGCGGTGATGCCGTAGCCGACAAAGAGCACCTTGCCCGTCACTTCGCCTTTCGCCGAGAAGCCGGTCGGCATAATGCCGGTCTTGGTGTCAATGGTCTGGTCTTTATACGTCAGGAAGTTCTTCTCGCCGAGCGTGAAGCCCCAGCCCATCTTGAACGGTTGAAAGTAGCTGCCGTCAAAGCGCGGGATCGAGGCCGATCTGCGCCATGCGCTGCGCGATATAACTGGCGGCGCTATCCAGCCCCTTAGTTCCGATACCGCGTCCTTCCAACGCGTCGGCGGCCAGGACGCCCACATCTTTACGCAACTGCGCGACATCCGGCGCGGCGAAGAGCGACAAGGGAAGACAGAGCAAACAAAGGAAAGTCAAGTGTTTCATGAGCGGGACACCCCGGAGTGGCAAGTGTGGACGGGAAAGTTTATCTTTATCAGAATATCTACGGCGAGTTAACAATGCAGAAGATTGTTCGGGAATTTCTGGGGGCTTGCGCGGACTGGGCGGCTGGCGGCGCGGTGCCGCCGCGTGCGCTGGCGGTAGCTGTGGCCGAACTCGAGCCACCGCGTATCTCGCAGCCCGCCGCTGCCCGCGACTACCTGTGGCGCATTCTCTCGTATCCCGAGCGCGGGCGCGCGTTGGCTATGATCAATGCGGTGAACCTGCTGGGCGAGCTGTTTCCATCGTGGACGGACAACGTAAGTCGGCAGGATCACGCGCTACGTGCGGTAGAGGAGATTCATCTGGAACGCTGGTCGGAGGGCTTAACCGTGTACGCCTTTCAGCGCGTCTGCGCGTTTCACGATGCTGGCGTGGACGGCCGACTAAACGGCTGGGCCCTCACGGCGTTGGCCACTCTGCTGTGCGCGGCGGATGATGACGCGGCCTCGTATATTTCGTCGCTCTTGCTGGACTTGACTGCGCTTGAGGTGACCGAAGGTGAAGGGGCGCGTCTCACGGGCATTATCACGGAATTTCCGACGGTCTATACGCAGCTTGCTCGCGGCGAGCATGACCACTACCGCGTGTTGCCCGGCACGGTGGTCGCGGCTTTGGCGCATTTATTGGCCGACGCCGAATTCGATCCGGAACATCGGGCCGCCGCTATTGCCGCCGCAGACGGCTGGCTGAGGCTCGCATGAAACTCCGGGTTGATATTTGGCTGAATCGCGCGCGGCTCTACAAATCGCGCACCCAGGCCACGGAGGCGTGCAAAGAAGGCAAGATCATGGTCGGCGAGAAATTCGCCGATCCCAAAGACACCGTGGATGTCGGCGTGATCATCAAGATTCGCATGAAGGGGCTTTACCGCACCTTTCGCATTCTTGAGGCCGAAGACATCAATTTGTCGAAAAAAGAAGCGCCGCGCATGTATGAAGAGATTACGGATGCGGCGACCGCCGAGAAGTTTCGGCAGATTCAGGAGTCCGACCGAATCTGGCGCGATTCAGGCAAGAAGGAACAGAGCCGCCGTCCCACGAAAAGGACCGCCGGGACAGTGATAAATTTCGCGGAGCTGACCATCGAGCGCACCGCGACGGCGCGGTGCGAATCAACCGAGCACGCAAGGCGACAGCAATGTCGCCTTTTCTATTCCAACAGCAGCTTCAACGTCGCGGCTAAGATCTCGCGCGGCTGAATTTTGGCGATATGTCCGAGTTTTGCGCAGTCGAGTTCGACGCAGTGCGGCCGCATCGCGCAGGGCGCGGCCAGCAGGACGTTGCGCTCATTCTGCGGATCGTTCCAATTCTGGGGATTTCCGGGACCGAAGATTGCCAACCGTCGGTAAGCCGCACGCGACCGCAATGTGCTTCGGGCCTCGAATCGGGTCCAATGTAGAGTGCGCAATGACGATAGAGCGCCGCCAAATCGGGAACACGGGCATCAGCGAAATGCGGCACAGGGCGGGCAAGTACTTCAGAATGCGCTGCGCGAATTCCGCTTCACCCGGACCGCTCGTGAGAATCACCTCCAGATGGGAAGCGCGCAATAGCTCGATGACCTGCGCCGTTAGATCGGCCGGGTAGCGTTTCGCGGGATTGGCGCCGCCTGCGGCGACGGCCACGAGCACGCCCGTCTGGGCATCCACAAGTTTGTTGACGCGGGCCTGCGCGGCAGCGTCGCCTTGATCGCAGAAAATTTCCAGCGCTCGCGTATGCGCGGGAATACCCAGCAGCCGCAGCATATCGAGCCGCAGGTCCACGGCATAC of bacterium contains these proteins:
- a CDS encoding PD40 domain-containing protein translates to MSKVTMLGICVLMIASLAVAQTADSLWYEGETHMRNVKQLTFGGENAEAYFSADGKWLVYQATRDSFDCDQIFTYNLESGESKLVSTGTGATTCSFFVPGQDELVFCSTHEHGAECPLKPDRSLGYVWGLFEFDVYKCKTDGSGLVRLTNEKGYDAEAAVSPDGKEIVFTSGRDGDLELYKMNIDGSNVTRLTHTVGYDGGPFFSPDGKHIIYRAFHPKTADEFARWQTLWANQAVSPVRLEIWIMDTDGNNQRQVTNLNSASFCPYVHPSGEWVMFTTTYADSMGNRRMPNFDLFRIKPDGSNLERLTYGPTFDGFPMWSYDGKKIVWASNRGKHEKTSETNIFIADWVE
- a CDS encoding M20/M25/M40 family metallo-hydrolase; this translates as MLLVDGPLYADTSEVEELAAPATNEAYIDCGMPVLRITRAAVARLFPEFELDKLQRSIDSNTQPRSLDVVEDSVTLSTDLSREEVDVKNVAGILRGGDNILVVGAHYDHLGYGQSGSLDEKLNVIHNGADDNASGVAGMLETASMLKAQPLNATVLFVAFTAEETGLGGSGHLVKNFPLPFENVRLMLNLDMVGRLNEKNDFTVLSCKSAEELADLVTRAAVGTGLNITCKGDGYGPSDHMNFYLAEKPVLFFFTGAHADYHKSTDDAELVNYDGEAKVVQLAVNVLRELDAAASPLTYVKATEPAEQGGGSFRVYFGSIPDYAQPDSLIGVLLSGTKEGGPAALAGIKGGDLLVRMGKVTLNNIYDFVFALRTYAPGDTVDVEYVREGKHELANVVLKTPPMKH